A single region of the Plantactinospora soyae genome encodes:
- a CDS encoding winged helix-turn-helix domain-containing protein, translating to MSVVAIHPRTHPPAAPPRAGSPRRRPPSAGDVPVLRVTVDVPLVGERLTPELSLLLDLVRDLVDRGAGVAAVTGVTGSTRAAAVGAEPAPAGPVGEVDPAGAPGDASGPAGTGDAPALRVLTGPRVVLRGGTPVPFTRLEFDLLVFLARHPRRVFTRLQLLSNVWGYEHAVARTVDVHVRRLRAKAGDATPLVTTVHGVGYRLADDARVRIDDGDDGDTGDGVGDGWGPGVSLL from the coding sequence ATGTCCGTCGTCGCCATCCACCCCCGCACGCACCCGCCGGCCGCGCCGCCCCGGGCCGGATCGCCCCGGCGGCGGCCCCCGTCCGCCGGGGACGTGCCGGTCCTGCGGGTCACCGTCGACGTACCACTGGTCGGCGAGCGGCTCACCCCGGAACTCTCGCTGCTCCTCGATCTGGTCCGGGACCTGGTCGACCGGGGCGCGGGCGTCGCGGCGGTGACCGGAGTGACCGGGTCGACCCGGGCGGCGGCGGTCGGCGCCGAGCCGGCCCCGGCCGGGCCGGTCGGGGAGGTCGACCCGGCCGGCGCCCCCGGCGACGCGTCGGGCCCCGCGGGTACGGGCGACGCGCCGGCCCTGCGGGTGCTGACCGGGCCCCGGGTCGTGCTCCGGGGCGGAACCCCCGTTCCGTTCACCCGCCTCGAGTTCGACCTGCTGGTGTTCCTGGCCCGACATCCCCGCCGGGTGTTCACCCGGTTGCAGTTGCTCAGCAACGTCTGGGGCTACGAGCACGCCGTGGCCCGCACCGTCGACGTGCACGTACGTCGGCTGCGGGCCAAGGCGGGCGACGCGACCCCGCTGGTGACCACGGTGCACGGGGTGGGTTACCGGCTCGCCGACGATGCCCGGGTCCGGATCGACGACGGCGACGACGGCGACACCGGTGATGGCGTCGGCGACGGCTGGGGCCCCGGCGTCTCGTTGCTGTGA
- a CDS encoding cupin domain-containing protein: protein MDESVYVGNAGVDGADNGGWLLGHFMPPGLDPRHSADVEVKWGVHPPGDTRAEWVTGERRTALLVLVSGRFHVELRDRTVVLAKPGDYVIWGPGVDHSWLAPEEAVVLTVRWPSVAGYKVVPR, encoded by the coding sequence GTGGACGAGAGTGTCTACGTGGGCAACGCGGGTGTGGACGGCGCGGACAACGGAGGCTGGCTGCTCGGCCACTTCATGCCGCCCGGCCTGGATCCCCGGCACAGCGCCGATGTCGAGGTCAAGTGGGGCGTGCACCCGCCCGGTGACACCCGGGCGGAGTGGGTGACCGGCGAACGGCGTACCGCCCTGCTCGTACTGGTCTCCGGCCGGTTCCACGTCGAGCTGCGGGACCGTACCGTCGTACTGGCCAAGCCCGGTGACTACGTGATCTGGGGGCCCGGCGTGGACCACTCGTGGCTGGCGCCGGAGGAGGCGGTGGTGTTGACCGTCCGCTGGCCCTCGGTCGCCGGCTACAAGGTCGTACCACGCTGA
- a CDS encoding rhodanese-like domain-containing protein: protein MNLTNLREPLGECAGAQAPVGSRSIDEILGAARVRLRRLEPEAAHLAARAGAVLVDIRPAAQRAATGSVPGALVIERNVLEWRLDPRSAARLPVADRYDLPVIVLCQEGYTSSLAAAALQDLGLRLATDVIGGFVAWRGLGLPAFGPTDVYAQPTPAPLETVRRAFT, encoded by the coding sequence GTGAACCTGACCAACCTCCGAGAGCCACTCGGCGAGTGTGCGGGAGCGCAGGCCCCGGTGGGTTCGAGGAGCATAGACGAGATCCTCGGCGCCGCCCGGGTGCGGCTGCGTCGCCTGGAGCCGGAGGCGGCGCACCTCGCCGCCCGTGCCGGCGCGGTGCTGGTGGACATCCGTCCGGCCGCCCAACGGGCCGCCACCGGATCCGTCCCCGGCGCGCTGGTCATCGAACGGAACGTCCTGGAGTGGCGACTCGACCCGCGCAGCGCCGCCCGGCTGCCCGTCGCCGACCGGTACGACCTGCCCGTCATCGTCCTCTGCCAGGAGGGCTACACCTCGTCGCTGGCCGCCGCCGCGTTGCAGGACCTCGGTCTGCGGCTGGCCACCGACGTCATCGGCGGGTTCGTCGCCTGGCGAGGGCTCGGACTGCCGGCCTTCGGGCCGACGGACGTCTACGCCCAACCCACCCCCGCGCCGCTGGAAACCGTCCGGCGGGCGTTCACCTGA
- a CDS encoding MOSC domain-containing protein — protein MSAAVVTAVARDEGHHFSKPTRASIRLLAGLGVEGDAHLGVTVKHRSRVARDPNLPNLRQVHLIHSELHDELRAAGHQVMPGEMGENVTTRGVDLLGLPVGTLLRLGDAAVVEVTGLRNPCAQIDNFQSGLLKRVVGRTEAGELVRLAGVMGVVREGGEIRPGDEIRIELPAEPHRPLDQV, from the coding sequence ATGAGCGCGGCGGTGGTGACGGCGGTGGCCCGGGACGAGGGGCACCATTTCAGCAAACCGACCCGGGCCAGCATCCGGCTGCTGGCCGGGCTGGGCGTGGAGGGTGACGCGCATCTCGGCGTCACCGTCAAGCACCGCTCCCGGGTGGCCCGGGATCCGAACCTGCCCAACCTGCGTCAGGTGCACCTGATCCACTCCGAACTGCACGACGAACTCCGTGCGGCCGGTCACCAGGTCATGCCCGGTGAGATGGGCGAGAACGTCACCACCCGGGGCGTGGACCTGCTCGGCCTGCCCGTCGGCACCCTGCTCCGGCTCGGCGACGCGGCGGTGGTCGAGGTGACCGGGCTGCGCAACCCGTGCGCGCAGATCGACAACTTCCAGTCAGGGCTGCTGAAGCGGGTCGTCGGCCGGACCGAGGCGGGCGAGCTGGTCCGCCTGGCCGGCGTGATGGGCGTGGTACGCGAAGGCGGCGAGATCCGACCCGGCGACGAGATCCGGATCGAACTGCCGGCGGAGCCGCACCGCCCCCTCGACCAGGTCTGA
- a CDS encoding cellulose binding domain-containing protein yields MLRRPLLNAVLAALVVALGTLVIAQPAQPAAPAPVRIMPLGDSITGSPGCWRSMLWNRLQSTGYTNVDFVGTLGPQGCGQPYDGENEGHGGALVTNVADQNQLPPWLAATRPDIVLMHFGTNDVWSNRAPATILAAYGKLVDQMRASNAGMKVLVAKIIPMAPSTCAECAQRVVALNDAIPGWAASKTTSASPVVVVDQWTGFSTGSDTYDGVHPNAAGDQKMSDRWYPALVAALNGVTPTATPTPTRTPTPTPTPTRTPTPTPTRTPPATTTPPTTGGCTATYRSAGEWQGGFQGEVTVRNNGTSASRTWTAQLVFGAGQQVSQAWNAQLSQSGATASARDAGWNGALAPGGSATFGFIGSWNGSNPAPTVGCTLG; encoded by the coding sequence ATGCTCCGCAGGCCCCTGCTCAACGCCGTCCTCGCCGCGCTCGTCGTGGCCCTCGGGACGCTCGTCATCGCGCAGCCCGCACAACCGGCGGCACCCGCGCCCGTCCGCATCATGCCGCTCGGTGACTCGATCACCGGTTCCCCCGGCTGCTGGCGCTCCATGCTCTGGAACCGGTTGCAGAGCACCGGCTACACCAACGTCGACTTCGTCGGAACACTCGGACCACAGGGCTGCGGACAGCCGTACGACGGGGAGAACGAAGGCCACGGCGGCGCGCTGGTGACGAACGTGGCCGACCAGAACCAGTTGCCGCCCTGGCTGGCAGCCACCCGCCCGGACATCGTGCTGATGCACTTCGGCACCAATGACGTCTGGAGCAACCGGGCTCCGGCGACCATCCTGGCCGCGTACGGGAAACTGGTGGACCAGATGCGGGCCAGCAACGCCGGCATGAAGGTACTGGTCGCGAAGATCATTCCCATGGCGCCGAGCACCTGTGCCGAGTGTGCCCAGCGGGTGGTCGCGCTCAACGACGCCATACCCGGCTGGGCAGCCTCGAAGACCACCAGCGCGTCGCCGGTCGTGGTCGTGGACCAGTGGACGGGCTTCAGCACCGGCAGCGACACCTACGACGGCGTACACCCGAACGCCGCCGGGGATCAGAAGATGTCCGACCGGTGGTACCCGGCGCTGGTCGCGGCCCTGAACGGCGTCACCCCGACCGCGACTCCGACTCCGACCCGGACTCCCACCCCCACGCCCACCCCGACCCGGACTCCCACCCCTACCCCGACCCGCACCCCACCGGCGACGACCACTCCGCCCACGACCGGCGGCTGTACGGCCACCTACCGGTCCGCCGGCGAGTGGCAGGGCGGATTCCAGGGTGAGGTCACGGTCCGGAACAACGGCACCTCGGCCAGCCGGACCTGGACCGCGCAACTGGTCTTCGGCGCCGGCCAGCAGGTCAGCCAGGCCTGGAACGCCCAGCTCAGCCAGAGCGGGGCCACCGCCAGCGCCCGCGACGCGGGCTGGAACGGTGCGCTCGCCCCCGGCGGCTCGGCGACGTTCGGCTTCATCGGCAGTTGGAACGGCAGCAATCCGGCACCGACGGTCGGCTGCACCCTCGGCTGA
- a CDS encoding cysteine dioxygenase: MISISSDPLTIARRYATEAAGPTGWPVPLQFDPAERWYHRLAAATDHEVWLLTWLPGQHTDLHDHGGSAGAFLVAAGTLTEETVVGAGLRPRALATGAGRRFGARHVHRVSNRGDRPAVSVHVYRPALRSMTRYHLDGGRLRVAEVAEAGVAW; encoded by the coding sequence ATGATCTCCATTTCTTCGGACCCGCTGACCATCGCTCGCCGGTACGCCACAGAGGCGGCCGGCCCGACGGGCTGGCCCGTCCCGCTCCAGTTCGATCCGGCGGAGCGCTGGTACCACCGGCTCGCCGCCGCCACCGACCACGAGGTCTGGCTGCTGACCTGGCTGCCCGGTCAGCACACGGACCTGCACGACCACGGCGGATCGGCGGGAGCGTTCCTGGTCGCCGCCGGGACGCTGACCGAGGAGACGGTGGTCGGTGCTGGACTGCGCCCGCGCGCACTCGCCACGGGCGCCGGTCGCCGCTTCGGCGCCCGGCACGTGCACCGGGTGAGCAACCGGGGTGACCGGCCCGCCGTGAGCGTGCACGTCTACCGCCCCGCGCTGCGCAGCATGACCCGCTATCACCTCGACGGCGGGCGGCTGCGGGTCGCCGAGGTGGCCGAGGCGGGAGTCGCCTGGTGA
- a CDS encoding CoA-acylating methylmalonate-semialdehyde dehydrogenase, with protein MREIPHWIDGTEVSGTGDRRLPVYDPATGERQAEVVAATGPEVRAAVRSAAAAQPGWRAASLSRRAEVMFRFRDLVDGNRIQLATLLSAEHGKTVADAAGEVARGLENVEFATGAPHLLKGGYSEQAATGVDVYSIRQPLGVVAGITPFNFPAMVPMWMFCTALVAGNTFVLKPSEKDPSVSLLLADLLRRAGLPDGAFNVVQGDRSAVEALIADPDIAALSFVGSTPVARSVYEAGTRAGKRVQALGGAKNHMVVLPDADVDAAADAAVSAGFGSAGERCMAVSVVVAVGAVADRLVEAIAERIGRIRVGPASDPDAEMGPLITGEHRDRVRSYLDRPGGQVVVDGRTLPAADGPGFFLGPSLVDHVATDSAYYTDEIFGPVLSVVRARTYDEAVALVNTCEYGNGTAIFTRDGGAARRFQYDVVCGMVGVNVPIPVPVAYYSFGGWKASLFGDLHVYGPDGLAFCTRTKVVTSRWPDPATSGVDLGFPKVR; from the coding sequence ATGCGGGAGATTCCACACTGGATCGACGGGACCGAGGTTTCCGGCACCGGCGACCGGCGGCTGCCGGTCTACGACCCGGCCACCGGCGAGCGGCAGGCCGAGGTGGTCGCCGCGACCGGTCCGGAGGTACGGGCCGCCGTCCGGTCGGCCGCCGCCGCGCAACCGGGCTGGCGGGCGGCGTCGCTGTCCCGGCGTGCGGAGGTGATGTTCCGGTTCCGCGACCTGGTGGACGGCAACCGGATCCAGCTCGCCACCCTGCTCTCCGCCGAACACGGCAAGACGGTCGCCGACGCGGCCGGTGAGGTGGCCCGGGGCCTGGAGAACGTCGAGTTCGCCACCGGCGCCCCACACCTGCTCAAGGGTGGCTACAGCGAGCAGGCGGCGACCGGGGTCGACGTGTATTCGATCCGTCAGCCACTCGGCGTGGTCGCCGGGATCACCCCGTTCAACTTCCCGGCCATGGTGCCGATGTGGATGTTCTGCACCGCGTTGGTCGCCGGGAACACCTTCGTGCTCAAGCCCAGCGAGAAGGACCCGAGCGTCTCGTTGCTCCTGGCCGACCTGCTGCGCCGGGCCGGGCTGCCGGACGGGGCGTTCAACGTGGTCCAGGGGGACCGGTCGGCGGTCGAGGCGCTGATCGCCGACCCCGACATCGCGGCGCTCTCCTTCGTCGGCTCGACCCCGGTGGCCCGATCGGTCTACGAGGCCGGAACCCGGGCCGGCAAGCGGGTCCAGGCGCTCGGCGGCGCCAAGAACCACATGGTGGTGCTGCCGGACGCGGATGTCGACGCCGCGGCCGACGCCGCCGTCTCGGCCGGCTTCGGCTCGGCGGGGGAGCGCTGCATGGCCGTCTCGGTGGTGGTCGCGGTCGGTGCCGTCGCCGACCGGCTGGTCGAGGCGATCGCCGAGCGGATCGGCCGGATCCGGGTCGGCCCGGCCAGTGATCCGGACGCCGAGATGGGACCGCTGATCACCGGCGAGCACCGGGACCGGGTGCGGTCGTACCTCGACCGGCCAGGTGGACAGGTGGTGGTCGACGGGCGGACGCTGCCGGCCGCCGACGGGCCCGGCTTCTTCCTCGGTCCGTCGCTGGTCGACCACGTGGCGACCGACTCCGCCTACTACACCGACGAGATCTTCGGGCCGGTGTTGTCGGTGGTCCGGGCGCGGACCTACGACGAGGCCGTGGCCCTGGTGAACACCTGCGAGTACGGCAACGGGACCGCGATCTTCACCCGGGACGGCGGAGCGGCCCGCCGGTTCCAGTACGACGTCGTCTGCGGGATGGTCGGGGTCAACGTGCCGATCCCGGTTCCGGTCGCCTACTACAGCTTCGGCGGCTGGAAGGCGTCCCTCTTCGGCGACCTGCACGTGTACGGCCCGGACGGGCTGGCCTTCTGCACCCGGACCAAGGTGGTGACCTCGCGTTGGCCCGATCCGGCGACCAGCGGGGTCGACCTCGGCTTCCCGAAGGTGCGGTGA
- a CDS encoding nitrilase-related carbon-nitrogen hydrolase, with protein sequence MAEIIRAALVQTNWTGDKESMIKAHEEYARQAATQGAKVICFQELFYGPYFCQVQDQGYYAYAESIPGPTTERFAALAAQLGMVMVLPMYEQEQPGVLYNTAAVIDADGTFLGKYRKTHIPQVKGFWEKFYFRPGNLGYPVFDTAVGRIGVYICYDRHFPEGWRALGLAGATVVFNPSATSRGLSAYLWKLEQPASAVANEYFVGAINRVGVEDLGENDFYGTSYFVDPEGQFVGEVGVDHAPELIVRDLDLGLLAEVRDRWAFYRDRRPDAYDSLVRP encoded by the coding sequence ATGGCAGAGATCATTCGCGCGGCCCTGGTGCAGACGAACTGGACCGGTGACAAGGAATCGATGATCAAAGCACACGAGGAGTACGCCCGACAGGCGGCGACCCAGGGTGCGAAGGTCATCTGCTTCCAGGAGCTCTTCTACGGCCCGTACTTCTGTCAGGTGCAGGACCAGGGCTACTACGCGTACGCCGAGTCGATCCCCGGGCCGACCACCGAACGGTTCGCCGCGCTCGCCGCCCAACTCGGGATGGTGATGGTGCTGCCGATGTACGAACAGGAACAGCCGGGCGTGCTCTACAACACCGCCGCCGTGATCGACGCCGACGGAACCTTTCTCGGTAAATATCGGAAGACGCATATTCCACAGGTGAAGGGATTCTGGGAGAAGTTCTACTTCCGGCCCGGAAATCTGGGTTATCCGGTCTTCGACACCGCCGTCGGCCGGATCGGCGTCTACATCTGCTACGACCGGCACTTTCCCGAGGGCTGGCGGGCACTCGGCCTGGCCGGCGCCACGGTGGTGTTCAACCCGTCGGCGACCAGCCGGGGTCTGTCGGCGTACCTGTGGAAGCTGGAGCAGCCGGCCTCGGCGGTGGCCAACGAGTACTTCGTCGGCGCGATCAACCGGGTCGGGGTCGAGGACCTCGGCGAGAACGACTTCTACGGCACCTCGTACTTCGTCGACCCGGAGGGGCAGTTCGTCGGGGAGGTCGGCGTCGACCACGCCCCGGAGCTGATCGTCCGGGATCTCGACCTCGGGCTGCTCGCCGAGGTCCGCGACCGGTGGGCGTTCTACCGGGACCGCCGCCCGGACGCGTACGACAGCCTGGTCCGGCCGTAG
- a CDS encoding TIGR03842 family LLM class F420-dependent oxidoreductase, with protein sequence MDIGVVFQCDPPASEVVELARRAEAAGFSHVWTFDSHLLWQEPFVIYSQILARTERVIVGPMVTNPGTRDWTVTASLFATLNEMYGNRTVCGIGRGDSALRTLGHPPTTIAELRDCVTVIRELAHGRTADYRGRPVSFPWVSGGALEVWIAAYGPRALALAGELGDGYILQLADPDIAAWMIAAVRDAAERAGRDPAAIRFCVAAPAYVGDDLAHQRDQCRWFGGMVGNHVADIVARYGTGTGAAAVPKALTEYIAGRRGYDYAEHGRAGNRHTDFVPDGIVDRFCLLGPVSAHLDRLAALRELGVDQFALYLQHDDKEHTLAAYGESVIPALGGSVPAGS encoded by the coding sequence GTGGACATCGGCGTCGTCTTCCAGTGCGACCCGCCGGCCAGCGAGGTGGTGGAGCTGGCCCGGCGGGCCGAGGCGGCCGGGTTCAGTCACGTGTGGACGTTCGACTCGCACCTGCTGTGGCAGGAGCCGTTCGTGATCTACTCCCAGATCCTGGCCCGGACCGAGCGGGTGATCGTGGGGCCGATGGTGACCAATCCGGGTACCCGGGACTGGACCGTCACCGCCTCCCTCTTCGCCACCCTCAACGAGATGTACGGCAACCGGACGGTCTGCGGGATCGGCCGGGGCGACTCGGCGCTGCGTACCCTGGGCCACCCGCCGACGACCATCGCCGAACTCCGGGACTGCGTCACGGTGATCCGGGAACTGGCGCACGGCCGGACCGCCGACTACCGGGGGCGCCCGGTGAGCTTCCCGTGGGTCTCCGGCGGCGCGCTGGAGGTGTGGATCGCCGCGTACGGCCCGCGGGCGCTGGCCCTGGCTGGTGAGCTGGGGGACGGCTACATCCTGCAACTCGCCGACCCGGACATCGCGGCCTGGATGATCGCGGCGGTACGCGACGCGGCGGAACGGGCCGGCCGGGACCCGGCGGCGATCCGGTTCTGCGTCGCCGCCCCGGCGTACGTCGGCGACGACCTGGCGCACCAGCGCGACCAGTGCCGGTGGTTCGGCGGCATGGTGGGCAACCACGTCGCCGACATCGTCGCCCGGTACGGCACCGGTACGGGTGCCGCCGCCGTGCCGAAGGCGCTCACCGAGTACATCGCCGGCCGCCGGGGGTACGACTACGCCGAGCACGGCCGGGCCGGCAACCGGCACACCGACTTCGTGCCGGACGGGATCGTCGACCGGTTCTGCCTGCTCGGTCCGGTCTCCGCACACCTGGACAGGCTCGCCGCGCTGCGGGAACTCGGCGTCGACCAGTTCGCCCTCTATCTCCAGCACGACGACAAGGAGCACACGTTGGCCGCGTACGGCGAGTCGGTCATTCCGGCGCTGGGCGGGTCGGTACCGGCCGGTTCCTGA
- the hydA gene encoding dihydropyrimidinase → MGLLISGGTVVGPTGTHRADVLVEGETIAALFAPGRAPDGDHGTIDATGKYVIPGGVDVHTHMELPFGGTNASDTFDTGTRAAAYGGTTTIVDFAVQRTGEVVQDGLAAWHAKADDNCHVDYAFHMILGGVDDDALKAMDQLVADEGISSFKLFMAYPGVFYSDDGQILRAMQRARENGAMIMMHAENGIAIDVLVQQALARGDTDPIHHGLTRPAALEAEATHRAIRLAEVARDCPLYIVHLSASQALEQVAAARDAGRNVFAETCPQYLYLTLEDQLGAPGFEGAKWVCSTPLRSGRESHHRDLWQGLRSNDLAVVSTDHCPFCFKDQKELGLGDFSKIPNGIGGVEHRVDLLYQGVVDGKLTLERWVETIATTPARMFGLYPRKGILAPGSDADIVLYDPTGRTSIGVGTHHMNMDHSAYEGYEIAGRVDTVLSRGTVLLADGTYHGRRGHGRFLRRGLSTYLS, encoded by the coding sequence ATGGGACTGCTGATCAGCGGTGGCACCGTCGTCGGGCCGACCGGGACGCACCGCGCCGACGTACTGGTCGAGGGCGAGACGATCGCCGCGCTGTTCGCCCCCGGCCGGGCGCCGGACGGCGACCACGGAACGATCGACGCGACCGGGAAGTACGTCATCCCGGGCGGCGTCGACGTGCACACGCACATGGAACTGCCGTTCGGCGGTACGAACGCCAGTGACACCTTCGACACCGGCACCCGGGCGGCCGCGTACGGCGGCACCACCACAATCGTCGACTTCGCGGTGCAGCGGACCGGTGAGGTGGTACAGGACGGGCTGGCCGCCTGGCACGCCAAGGCCGACGACAACTGTCACGTCGACTACGCGTTCCACATGATCCTGGGCGGGGTCGACGACGACGCGCTCAAGGCGATGGACCAGCTCGTCGCCGACGAGGGGATCAGCAGCTTCAAGCTGTTCATGGCGTACCCGGGGGTGTTCTACTCCGACGACGGCCAGATCCTCCGGGCGATGCAGCGGGCCCGGGAGAACGGCGCCATGATCATGATGCACGCCGAGAACGGCATCGCGATCGACGTCCTCGTCCAGCAGGCGCTGGCCCGGGGCGACACCGACCCGATCCATCACGGCCTGACCCGGCCGGCGGCCCTGGAGGCCGAGGCGACCCACCGGGCGATCCGGCTCGCCGAGGTGGCCCGGGACTGCCCGCTCTACATCGTGCACCTCTCCGCCAGCCAGGCCCTGGAACAGGTCGCGGCGGCCCGGGACGCCGGCCGGAACGTCTTCGCCGAGACCTGCCCGCAGTACCTCTACCTGACCCTGGAGGACCAGCTCGGCGCGCCCGGCTTCGAGGGCGCCAAGTGGGTCTGCTCGACCCCGCTGCGCAGCGGGCGCGAGTCGCACCACCGGGACCTGTGGCAGGGGCTGCGTAGCAACGACCTGGCGGTGGTCTCCACCGACCACTGCCCGTTCTGCTTCAAGGACCAGAAGGAACTCGGCCTCGGCGACTTCTCGAAGATCCCGAACGGGATCGGTGGGGTGGAGCACCGGGTCGACCTGCTCTACCAGGGCGTCGTCGACGGCAAGCTGACCCTGGAACGGTGGGTGGAGACCATCGCCACCACTCCGGCCCGGATGTTCGGGCTCTATCCACGCAAGGGGATCCTCGCGCCGGGCTCCGACGCCGACATCGTGCTCTACGACCCGACCGGCCGGACCAGCATCGGCGTCGGGACCCACCACATGAACATGGACCACTCGGCGTACGAGGGCTACGAGATCGCGGGACGGGTCGACACGGTCCTGTCCCGGGGCACCGTACTGCTCGCCGACGGGACGTACCACGGGCGGCGCGGCCACGGCCGGTTCCTGCGGCGCGGCCTGTCGACGTACCTGAGCTGA
- a CDS encoding aminoglycoside phosphotransferase family protein: protein MHADQVDVGAEVVAALVAAQFPQWRGRPVSPLRSHGTVNALFRLGDEIVLRFPLQPSLDADLRAELLAEQDNARRIAPRVPLAVPEPLGFGEPGDGYPGPWTVYRWIPGETVDARRIGDLDGFARDLAGFVNALHAVDTEGRTGHGRGRGGPLHVHDDYVRRCLAESHHLTDTTRLARIWTRCLDAPPRDAADAWIHADLMPGNLLVRHGRLAAVIDLETVRIGDPAVDLMPAWNLLTPGPRATYRRALGVDDATWERGRGWALLQAIAALPYYVDTNPVMADTARHTLDALLRD from the coding sequence ATGCACGCGGATCAGGTCGACGTCGGTGCCGAGGTGGTGGCCGCGCTCGTCGCCGCCCAGTTTCCGCAGTGGCGTGGCCGCCCGGTGTCTCCGCTCCGCTCGCACGGCACCGTGAACGCGCTCTTCCGGCTCGGCGACGAGATCGTCCTGCGGTTTCCGCTGCAACCGAGCCTCGACGCCGACCTGCGGGCCGAACTGCTCGCCGAACAGGACAACGCACGCCGGATCGCCCCGCGGGTGCCGCTCGCGGTGCCGGAGCCACTCGGCTTCGGCGAGCCGGGCGACGGCTACCCCGGTCCGTGGACGGTGTACCGGTGGATTCCCGGGGAGACCGTGGACGCGCGGCGGATCGGCGACCTGGACGGGTTCGCCCGCGATCTCGCCGGATTCGTCAACGCCCTGCACGCGGTGGACACCGAGGGCCGGACGGGGCACGGGCGTGGTCGAGGCGGCCCGCTGCACGTACACGACGACTACGTACGCCGTTGCCTCGCCGAGAGCCACCACCTCACCGACACGACCCGGCTGGCCCGGATCTGGACCCGCTGTCTCGACGCGCCACCCCGGGACGCCGCCGACGCCTGGATCCACGCCGACCTCATGCCGGGCAACCTCCTGGTACGCCACGGCCGGCTCGCGGCGGTCATCGACCTCGAGACGGTCCGGATCGGTGATCCGGCGGTGGACCTCATGCCGGCGTGGAACCTGCTGACCCCCGGCCCACGGGCGACCTACCGCCGCGCGCTCGGCGTCGACGACGCGACCTGGGAACGCGGGCGCGGCTGGGCCCTGCTCCAGGCGATCGCGGCCCTGCCGTACTACGTCGACACCAATCCCGTGATGGCCGACACGGCCCGGCACACCCTCGACGCCCTCCTGCGGGACTGA
- a CDS encoding N-acyl homoserine lactonase family protein, with protein sequence MSERAAAVRRLDLGYFVRPAVEVGGPEPRVEPAYGYLVRRPEGLLLFDTGIGTVDPDTEAHYRPRRRPLMTALDAAGVGLDEITMVVNCHLHFDHCGGNPALAGRPIVVQRTELAVARAPGHTIPELVDFPDARYEELDGEAEIWPDVWIIPTPGHTAGHQSLALRQSDGTVILAGQARDFATQYGSDELALRAARDGVADPLPPVPEWLPRLVDLDPARVLFAHDGAVWEPATW encoded by the coding sequence ATGTCTGAGCGAGCTGCGGCGGTACGCCGGCTGGACCTTGGTTACTTCGTCCGCCCGGCCGTGGAGGTGGGCGGGCCGGAACCGAGGGTCGAGCCGGCGTACGGCTATCTGGTCCGGCGGCCCGAGGGACTGCTCCTGTTCGACACCGGCATCGGTACGGTGGACCCGGACACCGAGGCCCACTACCGGCCGCGCCGCCGTCCGCTGATGACCGCACTGGACGCCGCCGGGGTGGGACTGGACGAGATCACGATGGTGGTCAACTGCCACCTGCACTTCGACCACTGTGGAGGAAACCCGGCGCTGGCCGGGCGCCCGATCGTCGTGCAGCGTACGGAACTCGCCGTCGCCCGCGCGCCGGGCCACACGATCCCCGAACTTGTCGACTTTCCGGATGCCCGGTACGAGGAACTGGACGGCGAGGCCGAGATCTGGCCGGATGTCTGGATCATTCCTACCCCCGGGCACACCGCCGGACACCAGTCCCTGGCCCTGCGCCAGTCTGACGGTACGGTGATCCTCGCCGGACAGGCCCGGGACTTCGCCACCCAGTACGGCTCGGACGAGCTGGCGCTGCGGGCCGCGCGGGACGGGGTGGCCGACCCACTGCCGCCGGTGCCGGAGTGGCTGCCCCGGCTGGTCGACCTCGACCCGGCCCGGGTCCTCTTCGCCCACGACGGCGCGGTCTGGGAGCCGGCCACGTGGTAG